One Lepus europaeus isolate LE1 chromosome X, mLepTim1.pri, whole genome shotgun sequence genomic window carries:
- the LOC133752854 gene encoding LOW QUALITY PROTEIN: probable inactive 1-aminocyclopropane-1-carboxylate synthase-like protein 2 (The sequence of the model RefSeq protein was modified relative to this genomic sequence to represent the inferred CDS: inserted 1 base in 1 codon; substituted 2 bases at 2 genomic stop codons), which translates to MKRLTVWKLAMLKRLLPISPRGVQSSTPKALSMPWPAEANTNTWRVSHRPDTPTVPRGQTRSQLLREQRVYTDLLEMIRHLQQSLKEHITQLTTWQMQGLLLLEQRHSGAICKQEDLLDDLMCQMVNLLGSEAVSGLGLRPPLPVLDSQAANRGVRRVPSSQQADQPVPQQRDSEAALVSHDLSSRGIEISVSYHLHFQDYEAYQRDXYHKVKNTLGFINLGTSENKLCTYLLTERLCRSDMNRIENILLQYPDWRGQPFLRKEVACFLTDYCQAPSSLDPENVVILNGCGSVFSALAMVLCDPGDAFLVPTPFFGGFVFSSNLYSRVELIPVHLESEVTGENTHPFXLTVNKLEQALVEARLERKRVKGLVLINPRNCLGDVCSRDSLQEYLEFAKRNRLHVIVDESNMFSVFDESVTFHSVLSLKSLPHPNRTHVIWGTSKDFGISGLRFGALYTHSKGVASAVCSFGCLHGTSSITQYKLYRLLQDREWIDKVYLPANCSRLQDAHKYITDELKALEVPFLKGGSGLSVWISLKSYLEXCTFDEELALHRCFLDNKLVLSRGKNFRCEEPGWFRLTFAETPSELQVAMHWFRQVLEEQKQDWIVKQLADAMRE; encoded by the exons ATGGCCTGCTGAGGCTAATACAAATACCTGGAGGGTGAGTCACCGGCCAGACACCCCCACTGTCCCCCGTGGCCAGACAAGGAGCCAGCTCCTGAGAGAGCAGAGGGTCTACACCGATCTTCTGGAGATGATCCGGCACTTACAGCAGTCTCTGAAGGAGCACATTACGCAGCTGACAACCTGGCAAATGCAGGGGCTGTTGTTGTTGGAACAGAGGCACTCTGGAGCCATCTGCAAGCAGGAAGACCTCCTCGATGACCTGATGTGCCAGATGGTCAACCTGCTAGGGTCTGAGGCCGTGAGTGGCCTGGGGCTCCGCCCGCCTCTCCCTGTCCTGGATTCTCAGGCTGCTAACAGGGGTGTGCGGAGGGTGCCGTCATCTCAGCAGGCTGACCAGCCAGTTCCCCAGCAGAGGGATTCAGAAGCTGCACTTGTCAGCCATGACCTCTCCAGCCGTGGAATcgaaatctctgtctcttaccACCTGCACTTCCAGGACTACGAAGCCTACCAGAGAG AATACCACAAAGTCAAGAACACCTTGGGCTTCATTAACCTTGGCACCAGTGAGAACAAACTCTGCACCTATCTGCTGACTGAAAGGTTGTGCCGGAGTGACATGAACCGCATCGAGAACATCCTACTGCAATATCCTGATTGGAGAGGGCAACCCTTCCTGCGGAAAGAAGTGGCTTGTTTCCTGACCGACTACTGCCAGGCTCCATCTTCCCTTGATCCCGAAAATGTGGTTATTCTCAATGGCTGCGGCTCCGTCTTCTCTGCATTGGCCATGGTTCTGTGTGATCCAGGGGACGCCTTCCTGGTCCCCACCCCCTTCTTCGGTGGCTTCGTCTTTAGCTCCAACCTGTACTCGAGAGTTGAGCTGATTCCTGTCCACCTAGAGAGTGAGGTCACTGGGGAGAACACCCATCCTTTTTAGCTCACTGTGAACAAGTTGGAGCAAGCCCTGGTGGAAGCTAGGCTGGAGCGGAAAAGGGTCAAAGGCCTTGTGCTCATCAACCCCCGGAACTGTCTGGGTGACGTCTGCTCCCGGGACTCGCTGCAGGAATACCTGGAATTTGCAAAGAGGAATCGCCTCCATGTGATTGTGGATGAGAGCAACATGTTCTCTGTGTTTGATGAATCTGTCACATTCCACAGTGTTCTGAGCCTAAAAAGTTTGCCACACCCCAATAGGACTCATGTGATCTGGGGAACTAGTAAGGATTTTGGCATCTCTGGCCTTCGCTTTGGGGCTCTGTACACCCACAGCAAGGGCGTGGCCTCTGCTGTGTGCTCCTTTGGCTGCCTGCATGGTACCTCCAGCATCACCCAGTACAAGCTGTACCGACTGCTCCAGGACAGAGAATGGATTGACAAAGTGTACCTGCCCGCTAATTGCTCCCGGCTCCAGGACGCTCACAAGTACATCACGGACGAGCTGAAGGCATTGGAGGTCCCCTTTCTCAAGGGTGGCTCTGGGCTCTCTGTCTGGATCAGTTTGAAATCGTACCTGGAATGATGCACGTTTGATGAAGAGCTGGCCCTCCATCGGTGCTTCCTAGACAACAAGCTGGTGCTATCACGTGGCAAAAACTTCAGGTGTGAGGAGCCTGGCTGGTTCCGCCTCACCTTTGCAGAGACGCCTTCTGAGCTACAAGTGGCCATGCATTGGTTCCGTCAGGTACTGGAGGAGCAGAAGCAGGATTGGATAGTGAAGCAGCTGGCGGACGCCATGCGGGAGTAG